One window from the genome of Streptococcus salivarius encodes:
- a CDS encoding SH3 domain-containing protein, with the protein MRKAYVVKERQRYSIRKYSFGAASVLIGASLMLGGHALAQEQANSTSTSKDYEVFVNNSEPLQIDQATSEAVTDVLNQPASRSEAPRPKLASSEVASSEANSVVASEAASLEVPAEVAHSASAVATVSRSEVASPRSEVSSVASSEVASETNRSATSEVAEVRGTDREAVDTSLRTVLTNASQPGVDGPVTADGSLDIPSNGTYYFRRTTEIRTAPVMDIKPTFVFSAGDHVIYDKVLKRDNHQWISYIGYDYERYYADIAALKAENTSSNTEATRDETIPERGTYYFTKPADVKNQPSLTAKTEFNFDPGMSVNYDRSLLADNHRWISYTSYSGTRRYVDLGAVAEAVAKPRGDISIESHNNGDFSVVISNVSDQNGVLGVSVPIWSEKNGQDDIIWYNATRLNNGNYKVNVSLIDHKNERGLYNVHLYYVETNGKLVGVGGTTYTVPAKVEETHTTTSYSLPDAGTYTFKERSSIKAEPRVASPELAYYDAGMSVNYDKIVSGDGYQWLSYLSYNGNRRYVAVSKLAQQESKPSGTINIENLSNLGFDVHITNVSGGDKAIQGVRVPVWTAKDGQDDLVWHQADRQSDGSYKVRINVSDHKAEAGEYIVHLYYVQDGKMVGIGGTSTTVPVQNATRHNLPASGSYTFTARSGIKNQPLVANPDVSYYDSGMSVNYDKVVNNDGYTWLSYLSYSGHRFYVAIAPTSVTKPVEQPVQPSTPSSGTYTFKERSSIKAEPSVASPELAYYDAGMSVNYDRLVTADGHTWLSYVSHGGNRRYIAIDGKATAVAQPASPSLAATGTYTFTKPSSIKAQPSVASPELAYYDKGMSVRYDKVLTADGHTWLSYVTYSGARRYVDIS; encoded by the coding sequence ATGAGAAAGGCATATGTTGTTAAGGAACGTCAACGTTACTCAATTCGTAAATATTCTTTTGGAGCTGCATCAGTCTTGATTGGTGCGAGCTTGATGCTTGGTGGACATGCTTTGGCTCAGGAACAAGCCAACAGCACAAGTACCAGCAAGGATTATGAAGTTTTTGTAAATAATTCTGAACCACTTCAAATCGACCAGGCAACTTCAGAAGCTGTTACCGATGTCCTCAATCAACCAGCTTCAAGATCTGAAGCGCCAAGACCTAAGCTTGCTAGCAGTGAGGTTGCCTCTTCTGAAGCTAATAGTGTAGTGGCTAGCGAGGCTGCTTCTTTGGAAGTACCGGCAGAGGTTGCTCATTCTGCATCTGCTGTTGCTACTGTTTCTAGATCAGAAGTGGCTAGCCCACGTTCTGAAGTGTCATCAGTAGCTAGCTCTGAAGTAGCAAGTGAGACTAACCGTTCAGCAACTTCAGAAGTAGCAGAAGTTAGAGGTACTGACCGTGAAGCTGTCGATACTAGTCTTCGTACTGTCTTAACTAATGCTAGTCAGCCAGGTGTGGATGGTCCAGTGACTGCTGATGGTTCTCTTGATATCCCATCAAACGGCACCTATTATTTCCGTCGCACTACTGAAATTCGTACAGCTCCAGTCATGGATATCAAACCTACTTTCGTCTTTAGTGCAGGTGACCATGTTATTTATGATAAGGTCTTGAAGAGAGATAATCACCAATGGATTTCTTACATTGGTTACGACTATGAACGCTACTATGCTGATATCGCAGCTTTGAAGGCCGAAAATACTAGTAGCAACACTGAGGCGACTAGAGATGAAACCATCCCTGAACGTGGTACTTATTATTTCACTAAACCTGCAGATGTGAAGAACCAACCTAGCTTGACTGCTAAAACTGAGTTCAATTTTGATCCTGGTATGTCAGTCAACTACGATAGATCTTTGCTTGCTGACAACCACCGTTGGATTTCTTATACTTCGTACAGTGGTACTCGTCGTTATGTCGACCTAGGTGCTGTTGCAGAGGCTGTAGCTAAACCAAGAGGCGACATTTCTATTGAAAGTCATAACAATGGTGACTTTAGCGTGGTTATCAGTAATGTTTCAGATCAAAATGGTGTCCTTGGGGTATCTGTTCCAATCTGGTCTGAAAAGAATGGTCAAGATGATATCATCTGGTACAATGCGACTCGTCTTAACAATGGTAACTACAAGGTTAACGTTAGTCTAATTGACCACAAGAATGAACGTGGCCTCTACAATGTTCATCTTTACTATGTTGAAACTAATGGTAAATTAGTTGGTGTGGGTGGTACAACTTACACAGTTCCTGCCAAAGTTGAAGAAACTCATACAACTACTAGCTATAGCCTTCCTGATGCAGGAACTTACACCTTCAAAGAACGTTCTAGCATCAAGGCAGAACCTCGTGTGGCAAGTCCAGAGTTGGCCTACTACGATGCTGGCATGTCAGTCAACTACGACAAGATTGTCAGTGGTGATGGTTACCAATGGCTTTCTTACCTCAGCTACAATGGCAACCGCCGTTATGTAGCCGTGTCTAAACTTGCTCAACAAGAAAGCAAACCAAGTGGTACTATCAATATTGAAAATCTCTCTAACCTCGGTTTCGATGTTCATATCACTAATGTTTCTGGTGGAGATAAAGCTATCCAAGGCGTAAGAGTTCCAGTATGGACAGCTAAGGACGGCCAAGATGATCTTGTATGGCACCAAGCTGACAGACAAAGTGATGGTAGCTACAAGGTTCGCATCAATGTTAGTGATCATAAGGCTGAAGCAGGCGAATACATTGTCCATCTCTACTATGTTCAAGACGGTAAGATGGTAGGTATCGGAGGCACTAGCACAACTGTTCCAGTTCAAAATGCAACCCGCCACAATCTTCCAGCTTCAGGTTCATACACCTTTACTGCTCGTTCTGGCATTAAGAATCAACCTTTGGTAGCCAACCCTGATGTTAGCTACTATGATTCAGGTATGTCAGTTAACTATGACAAGGTTGTCAATAATGACGGCTATACATGGCTTTCTTATCTCAGCTATTCAGGACATCGTTTCTATGTGGCTATCGCACCAACAAGTGTGACTAAACCAGTAGAACAACCAGTTCAACCAAGTACACCATCTTCTGGTACCTATACTTTCAAGGAACGCTCTAGCATTAAAGCAGAACCAAGTGTCGCAAGTCCAGAGTTGGCCTACTATGATGCTGGTATGTCCGTTAACTATGACAGATTGGTGACTGCAGATGGTCATACATGGCTCTCTTATGTTAGCCATGGAGGCAACCGCCGTTACATTGCTATTGATGGTAAGGCAACAGCAGTTGCTCAACCAGCAAGCCCAAGCCTAGCAGCAACTGGCACCTATACCTTTACCAAACCTAGCTCTATCAAGGCACAACCAAGTGTTGCTAGCCCAGAGTTAGCCTACTATGATAAAGGCATGTCCGTTCGCTATGACAAGGTCCTTACAGCTGATGGCCACACCTGGTTGTCTTATGTAACCTATAGCGGTGCAAGACGCTATGTAGATATTTCTTAA
- a CDS encoding LytR/AlgR family response regulator transcription factor: protein MLDIFVLEEDYFQQARLEDAIHKSKQIYILRIGKVNLYDKPNQLLERITERGSHLLFFLDIGSDSDIEGGILVAQQIRERDPYASIVFITAHPELLPSTFQYRLAALDFIDKNLPDNEYEDRIISDIGLALSKNGLSQIECAFTVDTKNATIQVPFHKILYFETSPTVHKVILHTTEEQIEFYGQLSEIVKQDCRLYKCHKSFVVNPENIVRLDKELGIIYFENGESCLVSKAKQKEIVAKMLVPKTIAV, encoded by the coding sequence ATGTTAGATATTTTTGTTTTAGAAGAAGATTATTTTCAACAAGCTCGTCTTGAGGATGCCATCCACAAGTCTAAACAAATATATATTTTAAGAATTGGGAAGGTCAATTTATACGATAAACCCAATCAATTATTAGAGCGTATTACGGAAAGGGGCTCGCATTTACTCTTTTTTCTAGATATTGGATCTGATAGTGATATCGAAGGGGGAATATTGGTTGCTCAACAGATTCGTGAGCGAGATCCTTATGCTAGTATTGTTTTCATCACAGCACATCCCGAACTCCTACCTTCAACCTTTCAGTATCGCTTAGCTGCACTTGATTTTATTGATAAGAATTTGCCTGATAATGAATATGAAGATAGGATTATTTCTGATATTGGATTAGCACTTTCTAAAAATGGTCTTAGCCAAATAGAGTGTGCTTTTACGGTAGATACAAAGAATGCAACTATACAAGTTCCTTTTCATAAGATTCTTTATTTTGAAACATCTCCAACAGTTCATAAGGTGATTCTTCATACAACGGAAGAGCAGATCGAGTTCTATGGTCAATTGTCAGAAATTGTGAAACAAGATTGCAGACTATATAAATGCCATAAATCATTTGTTGTAAATCCCGAAAACATTGTGAGGTTGGACAAAGAGTTAGGTATTATTTATTTTGAAAACGGAGAGTCATGCTTGGTTTCAAAAGCTAAACAAAAAGAGATTGTAGCTAAGATGCTTGTTCCAAAAACCATAGCAGTTTGA
- a CDS encoding DUF6287 domain-containing protein — MKNTSKLIGLVLALIVVILAVFLVTKFNSHESARVSTSSSPAKTVKKSSSSSSKAVKKDEKSTQSSSSAVTNEENDNQASAVAPKTSSQEQAQAGTTDGGQVAEATAGTDKVKSEKNTNNSQSSLDFGALDNGDISSLVGTWTNANGESVTINADGTIIKNSTGYTAQLKPQRVSDNIFYAGVFSDTSSAALRAISGGSNGSDYLVIGQDQTAEGVPYYRN, encoded by the coding sequence ATGAAAAATACAAGTAAACTCATTGGTTTAGTATTAGCCCTTATCGTAGTTATCCTCGCTGTCTTCTTAGTGACTAAGTTTAATAGTCATGAGTCGGCGCGTGTTAGCACAAGTAGTAGCCCAGCCAAAACGGTTAAGAAGTCATCTTCAAGCTCAAGTAAGGCTGTTAAGAAGGATGAAAAATCAACTCAATCATCATCTTCAGCAGTCACAAATGAAGAAAATGACAATCAGGCCTCAGCAGTAGCACCTAAGACTTCTTCTCAAGAACAAGCTCAAGCAGGTACTACAGATGGTGGACAAGTGGCTGAAGCAACAGCTGGAACAGACAAGGTTAAATCTGAAAAGAACACAAATAATAGTCAATCATCGCTTGACTTTGGTGCCCTTGACAATGGTGATATTAGCTCTCTTGTGGGAACTTGGACTAATGCGAATGGTGAATCAGTTACAATTAATGCTGATGGTACAATTATTAAAAACTCAACAGGTTATACTGCTCAATTGAAGCCTCAAAGAGTTTCAGATAATATTTTCTATGCAGGAGTTTTCTCAGATACAAGCTCAGCTGCATTGAGAGCGATTTCTGGAGGTAGTAACGGCTCTGATTACCTTGTTATTGGTCAGGACCAAACTGCTGAAGGTGTCCCTTATTATCGTAACTAG
- a CDS encoding response regulator transcription factor, which produces MLDIYVLEDHFIQQNRIEEVIHTILKKNNIKVGDFEVFDKPNQLLESVTERGSHQLFFLDIQIKDDTKKGLEVAKQIRKNDPYANIVFFTTHSEYLPLTFQYQLAALDFIDKSLEGEDFQKRVESIILLTCKKIQSQNPEDAFRIENVKTVIQVPFHDILYLETSDIVHKVILYTKEEQIEFYGSLSQIEKSDPRLFKCHKSFLVNPENIIKLDKSTGTVYFENGGVCYVSKLKLKKLIERIGR; this is translated from the coding sequence ATGCTTGACATCTATGTTTTAGAGGATCATTTTATCCAACAAAATCGTATTGAAGAGGTTATTCATACGATTCTTAAGAAAAATAACATTAAAGTGGGTGACTTTGAGGTTTTTGACAAACCCAATCAACTGTTAGAGTCTGTTACTGAGAGAGGATCTCATCAGCTCTTTTTCCTGGACATTCAGATTAAAGACGATACTAAAAAAGGTTTAGAAGTGGCTAAGCAGATTCGCAAGAACGACCCCTATGCCAATATTGTTTTTTTCACGACTCATTCAGAGTATCTTCCCTTAACTTTTCAATACCAACTGGCAGCTCTAGACTTTATTGATAAGTCTTTGGAGGGAGAGGACTTTCAAAAGCGTGTGGAAAGTATTATCTTATTAACCTGCAAAAAGATACAGAGTCAGAATCCAGAAGACGCTTTTCGGATTGAGAATGTTAAGACCGTTATTCAGGTTCCCTTTCATGATATCTTGTACCTTGAGACCTCGGATATCGTTCATAAGGTTATCCTTTATACTAAAGAGGAGCAGATTGAGTTTTATGGCAGTCTCTCTCAAATTGAAAAGAGCGACCCTAGACTGTTTAAATGTCATAAGTCCTTCCTAGTTAATCCAGAAAATATCATCAAATTAGATAAAAGTACGGGGACGGTCTATTTTGAAAATGGTGGCGTTTGCTATGTTTCAAAATTGAAACTAAAGAAATTGATTGAGAGAATTGGACGATGA
- a CDS encoding sensor histidine kinase codes for MLSYALLLQYITFFVQQSPGGRDWHVYLVVTYALLFLATLVYINATFSERLKEEVLLQKDRQMSDLAHYSQQIERLYTDLRRFRHDYLNVLSSIKYGIDSKDIAIISDIYDNILEKTKTRIEGKQYEIANLINIKDEAVKGVLASKILEAQGQSITVHLEVSDVFEVSRMELLDFITVLSIFLDNAIEGSLDSSTKEVNIALISGETKVVIVENTIAQESINTVGIFKLGRSSKGEGRGIGLSTVREILGKYPNCSLSTQSKDYRFKQTLKIEDVV; via the coding sequence ATGTTATCTTATGCCCTCCTTCTCCAATATATTACCTTTTTTGTGCAACAGAGCCCTGGAGGAAGAGATTGGCATGTTTATCTCGTGGTGACTTATGCTTTACTCTTTCTTGCGACCCTTGTTTATATCAATGCGACCTTCAGTGAGAGGCTAAAAGAAGAAGTCCTACTCCAAAAAGATAGGCAAATGAGTGATTTGGCTCATTATAGTCAACAAATCGAGAGACTCTATACTGATCTTCGTCGATTTAGGCATGATTACCTAAATGTTTTGTCTAGTATCAAATATGGCATTGACTCCAAAGATATAGCTATCATTTCTGATATCTACGATAACATTCTTGAAAAAACAAAGACTCGGATTGAGGGAAAACAGTACGAAATTGCCAACTTGATTAATATTAAAGATGAAGCCGTTAAAGGTGTCTTGGCTAGTAAAATCTTGGAAGCACAGGGACAGTCTATTACCGTTCACCTTGAGGTCAGCGACGTCTTTGAAGTATCGAGGATGGAATTGTTGGATTTCATAACGGTGCTGTCCATCTTCTTGGATAATGCTATTGAGGGGAGTTTGGATAGCAGTACTAAAGAAGTGAACATTGCTCTTATCAGTGGAGAGACGAAGGTAGTAATAGTGGAGAATACCATTGCTCAAGAATCTATCAATACAGTCGGTATCTTTAAACTTGGCCGCTCAAGTAAAGGAGAGGGACGTGGTATAGGTCTGTCCACTGTTCGAGAGATTTTAGGGAAGTACCCTAATTGTTCTTTGTCAACACAATCTAAAGACTATCGTTTTAAACAGACGCTAAAAATAGAAGATGTGGTTTGA
- a CDS encoding transcriptional regulator produces the protein MKNTSKLIGILSALIVVILAVFLVTKFNSHESARVSTSSSPAKTVKKSSSSSSKAVKKDKKSVQSSSSAVTNEENDNQASAVAPKVSSQEQAQAGATDGGQAAQATTPTSQVGGVEGGRGAWTATSGTLTLDEETPIYAAPDKDSGAVSKLPAGDVDWDKYEILPDGNWYSFVKDGQRYYISYSDVGH, from the coding sequence ATGAAAAATACAAGTAAACTCATTGGTATTCTATCAGCTCTTATTGTAGTTATCCTCGCTGTCTTCTTAGTGACTAAGTTTAATAGTCATGAGTCGGCGCGTGTTAGCACAAGTAGTAGCCCAGCCAAAACGGTTAAGAAGTCATCTTCAAGCTCAAGTAAGGCTGTTAAGAAGGATAAGAAATCAGTTCAATCATCATCTTCAGCAGTCACAAATGAAGAAAATGACAATCAGGCCTCAGCAGTAGCACCTAAAGTTTCCTCTCAAGAACAAGCTCAAGCAGGCGCTACAGATGGTGGACAAGCGGCTCAAGCTACAACACCAACTTCTCAAGTTGGAGGAGTTGAGGGAGGTCGAGGTGCTTGGACAGCTACTTCTGGAACATTGACACTTGATGAGGAAACGCCTATTTATGCTGCGCCAGATAAAGACAGTGGAGCTGTTTCTAAACTTCCTGCAGGGGATGTTGATTGGGACAAATATGAAATTTTACCTGATGGAAACTGGTATAGTTTTGTTAAGGATGGTCAACGATACTACATTTCATATTCAGATGTAGGACATTGA
- the ldcB gene encoding LD-carboxypeptidase LdcB/DacB, which produces MKREKFLHEQQRFSIRKYSFGAASVLLGASLVFAGQALADEHHEVSTFSDATLRATSDSDAVTAADIFSGVATDGVVSSEKASQVSTTSQTASETATSEARSEVSASTSQAADKISESTTASSEATRNTNASSETATNLDVSALTRAAVNTSLVSQPATTTDSDLPSQGTYVYKERTEIKNQPKVSAKAEFYVNPGDSVLYDQVVTADGYQWISYKSYSGVRRYAPVKPVAAGSGNGNSGNGDGKPSNGTQATTGVLDIPATGTYYFTRDTDIKKEPKADLKPTFVFGKGDHVIYDKVLTADNHQWISYLGYDYVRYYADVATLTPAKAETPTVKPTETNQAKPEVTGAEKLPASGTYNVTRSLNVKNEPKASAETLYTLEKGYKVNYDKVLTADNHQWISYISYSGTRRYVDIATLKATESKPQENRVSGNLTINNQTSNGFDVVVTNVSGGGKTVQEVRVPIWSDKDGQDDLTWYHADKQSDGSYKVHVDKASHKGDAGTYSVHLYYMLDGKRTYISETTAKVPETQVTGKLTITNQTSNGFDVVVTNVSGGGKEVKEVRVPIWSDKNGQDDLTWYHADKQSDGSYKVHVDKASHKGDAGTYSVHLYYMLDGKRTYITETTATVPETQVTGKLTITNQTSNGFDVVVTNVSGGGKEVKEVRVPIWSDKNGQDDLTWYHADKQSDGSYKVHVDTASHKGDAGTYSVHLYYILDGKRTYITETTATVPETQVTGKLTITNQTSNGFDVVVTNVSGGGKEVKEVRVPIWSDKNGQDDLTWYHADKQSDGSYKVHVDTASHKGDAGTYSVHLYYMLDGKRTYITETTATVPQITETQVTGKLTNNGSYYSVRGKYDDIIIVNKKHGLSKDYNPGENPTAKAAFVRLRDDMINQGLNVGRSYSGFRSYDYQKTLYDNYVSRDGQAAADRYSARPGFSEHQTGLVFDLTDKSGNLLEDARASQWLKDNAHNYGFIVRFQAGKEASTGYMPEAWHIRYVGKEAKDIHDSGLSLEEYFGIEGGDYATSSKPAESKPATTGAINLPATGTYTFTGRASIKAEAKVSSPELAYYDKGMSVNYDKVLTADGHQWLSYVTASGARRYVDIATVKATETKPEVKPVAKPADKPSLPESGTYTFTGRTSIKAEAKVSSPELAYYDKGMSVNYDKVLTADGRQWLSYVTTSGARRYVDIAAAKADSKPASQPEVKPVAKPADKPSLPESGTYTFTGRASIKAEAKVSSPELAYYDKGMSVNYDKVLTADGHQWLSYMTAGGARRYVDIAAAKPEASQPAAKPSLPESGRYTFTGRASIKAEAKVSSPELAYYDKGMSVNYDKVLTADGHTWLSYMTVSGARRYVDIA; this is translated from the coding sequence ATGAAACGAGAAAAATTTTTACACGAACAACAACGTTTTTCCATTCGTAAATATTCATTTGGAGCAGCATCAGTTCTTTTAGGAGCAAGTTTGGTCTTTGCAGGTCAAGCTTTGGCTGATGAGCATCATGAGGTTTCAACATTTTCAGATGCTACTTTGCGTGCTACCTCAGATAGTGATGCTGTGACAGCAGCTGATATTTTCAGTGGTGTAGCGACCGATGGGGTAGTATCAAGCGAGAAAGCTAGCCAAGTCTCAACAACTAGCCAAACCGCTAGTGAAACTGCTACTAGCGAGGCTAGAAGTGAAGTGAGTGCTAGTACCTCACAAGCAGCAGATAAAATTTCTGAATCAACAACTGCTAGCTCAGAAGCGACAAGGAACACAAATGCTTCATCTGAAACAGCCACTAACCTTGATGTATCTGCCTTAACGAGAGCAGCTGTCAATACTAGTTTGGTGAGCCAACCAGCTACAACTACAGACAGCGACCTTCCAAGTCAAGGAACTTATGTCTACAAGGAACGTACAGAGATTAAGAATCAACCCAAGGTGTCTGCCAAGGCTGAATTTTATGTAAATCCAGGAGACAGCGTCCTTTACGATCAAGTCGTGACGGCTGACGGCTACCAATGGATTAGCTACAAATCATACTCTGGCGTGCGTCGTTATGCGCCAGTGAAACCAGTGGCAGCTGGTAGTGGTAACGGTAATAGTGGTAATGGGGATGGTAAGCCTTCTAATGGCACTCAAGCCACAACAGGTGTTTTGGATATCCCAGCAACAGGAACTTATTACTTTACACGTGACACAGATATTAAGAAAGAACCAAAAGCAGACCTCAAACCTACTTTTGTTTTCGGCAAGGGTGACCATGTCATCTATGATAAAGTTTTGACAGCTGATAATCACCAATGGATTTCTTACCTTGGTTATGACTATGTTCGCTATTATGCAGATGTTGCGACTTTGACACCTGCTAAAGCTGAAACACCAACTGTTAAACCAACAGAGACTAATCAAGCAAAACCAGAAGTTACTGGTGCTGAAAAGCTTCCAGCAAGCGGCACTTATAATGTGACACGTAGCTTGAATGTTAAAAACGAACCTAAAGCTTCTGCAGAAACACTTTATACCTTGGAAAAAGGCTACAAAGTGAACTATGACAAGGTCTTGACTGCGGATAACCATCAATGGATTTCTTACATCAGTTACAGTGGTACACGTCGTTATGTGGATATTGCGACCTTGAAAGCTACTGAGTCTAAACCACAAGAAAACCGTGTTTCTGGTAACCTTACCATTAACAACCAAACCTCTAACGGCTTCGATGTTGTGGTTACCAATGTTTCAGGTGGCGGCAAGACAGTCCAAGAAGTCCGTGTCCCAATTTGGTCAGATAAAGATGGTCAAGATGACCTCACTTGGTATCATGCTGATAAACAGTCAGACGGTAGCTATAAGGTTCATGTAGATAAAGCCAGCCACAAGGGCGATGCTGGTACCTATTCTGTCCATCTTTACTACATGTTGGATGGTAAGCGAACTTATATTAGCGAAACTACAGCCAAAGTCCCTGAAACTCAAGTAACAGGAAAATTGACGATTACCAACCAAACCTCTAATGGCTTTGATGTTGTCGTTACCAATGTTTCAGGTGGTGGCAAAGAAGTTAAAGAAGTCCGTGTCCCAATCTGGTCAGATAAGAATGGCCAAGACGACCTTACTTGGTATCATGCCGACAAACAATCAGACGGTAGCTATAAGGTTCATGTAGATAAAGCCAGCCACAAGGGCGATGCCGGTACCTATTCTGTGCATCTTTACTATATGTTGGATGGTAAGCGAACTTATATTACCGAAACTACAGCCACAGTCCCTGAAACTCAAGTCACAGGAAAATTGACGATTACCAACCAAACGTCTAATGGCTTTGATGTTGTCGTTACCAATGTTTCAGGTGGTGGCAAAGAAGTTAAAGAAGTCCGTGTTCCAATCTGGTCAGATAAGAATGGTCAAGACGACCTTACATGGTATCATGCCGACAAACAATCAGACGGTAGCTACAAGGTTCATGTAGATACAGCCAGCCATAAGGGTGATGCTGGTACCTATTCTGTGCATCTTTACTACATTTTGGATGGTAAGCGAACTTATATTACCGAAACTACAGCCACAGTCCCTGAAACTCAAGTCACAGGAAAATTGACTATCACCAACCAAACGTCTAATGGCTTTGATGTTGTTGTAACTAATGTTTCAGGTGGTGGCAAAGAAGTTAAAGAAGTCCGTGTCCCAATCTGGTCAGATAAGAATGGCCAAGACGATCTCACTTGGTATCATGCTGATAAACAATCAGACGGTAGCTATAAGGTTCATGTAGATACAGCCAGCCATAAGGGTGATGCGGGTACTTATTCTGTGCATCTTTACTATATGTTGGATGGTAAGAGAACCTATATCACAGAAACTACAGCTACAGTCCCTCAAATCACTGAAACTCAAGTGACAGGGAAATTGACCAATAACGGTTCTTACTACAGTGTTCGTGGTAAATACGATGATATTATCATTGTCAATAAGAAGCATGGTCTTTCTAAGGACTACAATCCAGGTGAAAACCCAACAGCTAAGGCAGCCTTTGTTCGCCTTCGTGATGATATGATTAATCAAGGGTTGAATGTTGGACGTTCATACAGTGGTTTCCGTTCTTACGATTATCAAAAGACTCTTTACGACAACTACGTAAGCCGTGATGGTCAAGCAGCTGCGGACCGTTACTCAGCTCGTCCTGGGTTCAGCGAACACCAAACTGGTTTGGTCTTTGATTTGACTGATAAATCAGGTAACTTGCTTGAGGATGCACGAGCTAGTCAATGGCTTAAAGACAATGCACATAACTATGGCTTTATCGTGCGTTTCCAAGCAGGTAAAGAAGCTTCAACCGGCTACATGCCAGAAGCGTGGCATATCCGCTATGTGGGTAAAGAAGCTAAAGACATCCACGATTCAGGATTGAGCTTGGAAGAGTACTTTGGTATCGAAGGTGGCGATTATGCTACTAGCAGCAAACCTGCTGAAAGCAAACCAGCCACTACAGGTGCCATCAACCTTCCAGCAACAGGCACTTATACCTTCACAGGTCGTGCGTCAATTAAGGCAGAAGCTAAGGTTTCAAGCCCAGAATTGGCCTACTATGATAAAGGTATGAGCGTTAACTACGATAAGGTTTTGACAGCCGATGGTCATCAATGGCTCTCATATGTAACAGCAAGCGGTGCCCGTCGTTACGTTGATATTGCAACAGTTAAAGCTACAGAAACTAAACCAGAAGTTAAACCAGTTGCTAAACCAGCGGATAAACCAAGTCTTCCAGAATCAGGCACTTATACCTTCACAGGTCGTACGTCAATTAAGGCAGAAGCTAAGGTTTCAAGCCCAGAGTTGGCCTACTATGATAAGGGTATGAGCGTTAACTACGACAAGGTTTTGACAGCCGATGGTCGTCAATGGCTTTCATACGTGACAACAAGTGGTGCTCGTCGTTATGTTGATATTGCAGCAGCCAAGGCAGACTCTAAGCCAGCAAGTCAACCAGAAGTTAAACCAGTTGCTAAACCAGCGGATAAACCAAGTCTTCCAGAATCAGGCACTTATACCTTCACAGGTCGTGCGTCAATCAAGGCAGAAGCCAAGGTTTCAAGCCCAGAATTGGCCTACTATGATAAAGGTATGAGCGTTAACTACGATAAGGTTTTGACAGCCGATGGTCATCAATGGCTTTCATACATGACAGCAGGCGGTGCCCGTCGTTACGTTGATATTGCAGCGGCTAAGCCAGAAGCAAGTCAACCAGCCGCAAAACCAAGTCTCCCAGAGTCAGGTCGTTATACCTTCACAGGTCGTGCGTCAATCAAGGCAGAAGCTAAGGTTTCGAGTCCAGAGTTGGCCTACTATGACAAAGGCATGAGTGTTAACTATGACAAAGTTTTGACAGCCGATGGTCACACATGGCTCTCATACATGACAGTGAGCGGTGCTCGCCGTTACGTTGATATTGCTTAA